One Corynebacterium yudongzhengii DNA window includes the following coding sequences:
- a CDS encoding gamma carbonic anhydrase family protein: MTIYPYQGKTPQIHPSAFIAPGAMIIGDVTIGPDASIWYNCVLRADVNRIVIGARSNVQDGTVMHVDSDAEYVLGDDTTVGHQALVHGARVGDGALIGMGSRVLSRSVVGDGALVAAGAVVLEGSRVPARSLVAGVPAKVRRELGDEESRAFIPHAARYVELAREHAQLRPSD, from the coding sequence ATGACCATCTATCCCTACCAAGGCAAAACTCCCCAGATTCACCCCAGCGCCTTCATCGCGCCGGGCGCGATGATCATCGGCGATGTCACGATCGGGCCGGATGCGTCCATCTGGTATAACTGCGTCCTGCGCGCCGACGTCAACCGCATCGTCATCGGCGCCCGCTCCAACGTGCAAGATGGCACCGTCATGCACGTCGACAGCGATGCGGAGTACGTTCTTGGCGACGACACCACCGTCGGCCACCAGGCGCTCGTGCATGGAGCGCGGGTGGGCGACGGCGCACTCATCGGTATGGGCTCGCGGGTGCTGTCGCGCTCGGTGGTGGGCGATGGGGCGCTCGTCGCCGCCGGTGCCGTCGTGCTGGAGGGCTCGCGGGTGCCGGCGCGCTCGCTCGTGGCGGGGGTGCCGGCGAAGGTGCGCCGCGAGCTGGGCGACGAAGAATCACGCGCCTTCATCCCCCACGCCGCGCGCTACGTCGAGCTGGCCCGCGAGCACGCGCAGCTGCGCCCGAGCGATTAG
- a CDS encoding CaiB/BaiF CoA transferase family protein, producing MTQHSGSGPLDGIVVADFSRVLAGPYATMMLADLGATVIKVEAPRGDDTRYFTPPSREGVSTYYLSVNRNKYSIVLDLCDPEDLETAYQILDRADVFVENFKPGSLGKFGLAPKDVAARWPEMIHASITGFGMEGGAELPGYDLLVQALSGLMHVTGSADGPPQRAGVAIFDVITGMHATIGILGALQERHVSGRGQRIVLDLLSSAQSALVNQTTGNVACGNEPMRMGNEHPSLYPYGPFGASDRDIIICIGNDTQFTRFCEQLGMPEVAEDERYRTVDARNRNRASLKELIEERLGTKTAAEWFAAFRAVKIACAPIFTVGEGVDFAEGLGLHPVVKIKDGDDEVPLIKSPIRYSRSAINYRKAPPRLGADNQSVREWLGQTAPRVSAQVEA from the coding sequence ATGACTCAGCACTCGGGATCCGGTCCTCTCGACGGAATTGTGGTGGCCGATTTCTCGCGCGTGTTGGCCGGGCCTTATGCCACCATGATGCTCGCAGATCTGGGGGCGACCGTGATCAAGGTCGAGGCGCCGCGCGGGGACGACACCCGCTACTTCACGCCGCCCAGCCGCGAGGGCGTGAGCACCTACTACCTGTCGGTCAACCGCAACAAATACTCCATCGTCTTGGATCTGTGCGACCCAGAGGATCTGGAGACCGCCTATCAGATCCTCGACCGGGCGGACGTGTTCGTCGAGAACTTCAAGCCCGGTAGCCTCGGCAAGTTCGGCCTCGCCCCGAAGGACGTGGCCGCACGCTGGCCGGAGATGATCCACGCCTCGATCACCGGCTTCGGCATGGAAGGCGGCGCCGAGCTGCCCGGCTATGACCTCCTGGTGCAGGCGCTCTCCGGGCTGATGCACGTCACCGGCTCGGCCGACGGTCCACCGCAGCGCGCCGGGGTGGCCATCTTCGACGTGATCACCGGCATGCACGCGACCATCGGCATCCTGGGCGCGCTCCAGGAACGCCATGTCTCCGGCCGCGGCCAGCGCATCGTGCTAGACCTGCTCTCCTCTGCCCAGTCGGCGCTGGTCAACCAGACCACCGGCAACGTCGCCTGCGGCAACGAGCCGATGCGCATGGGCAACGAGCACCCGAGCCTCTACCCCTACGGTCCTTTCGGGGCTTCCGATCGCGACATCATCATCTGCATCGGCAATGACACGCAGTTCACCCGCTTCTGCGAGCAGCTCGGCATGCCGGAGGTGGCCGAAGACGAGCGCTACCGCACCGTGGATGCCCGCAACCGCAACCGCGCGTCCTTGAAGGAGCTGATCGAAGAGCGCCTCGGCACGAAAACCGCCGCCGAGTGGTTCGCCGCCTTCCGGGCCGTGAAGATCGCCTGCGCGCCGATCTTCACCGTCGGCGAGGGGGTCGACTTCGCGGAGGGCCTCGGCCTGCACCCGGTGGTGAAGATCAAAGATGGCGACGACGAGGTCCCGCTGATTAAAAGCCCGATCCGCTATAGCCGCAGCGCGATCAACTATCGGAAGGCCCCGCCGCGGCTGGGTGCCGATAACCAGAGCGTGCGCGAGTGGCTCGGCCAGACCGCGCCGCGTGTCTCTGCCCAGGTGGAGGCCTAA
- a CDS encoding TRAP transporter permease, with the protein MSSTATHAAETPEAPVSSVDPPNPRLTAFWKVVVIVLTLLGVGGTMNQVFFWDLFGLSLPTNSFLYLIAACFLPIVFIVYPLRKKDAEEDTSPPRPGVPWYDIVLIVAFIAMALWFTVKGPVITEFGWSLVAPTSAKVLSVLYWLMVLEMLRRAAGLIVAGLAALVSIYPMFAGEVPIVFLQGITYDPVTLAQVHVMGTESIHGLPLQTAATILVGFMLFGVVLQHTGGALFFNDLAMAIFGKFRGGSAKVSVASSASMGMMSGSAVSNVLTTGPMTIPAMVKAGFSPKTAGAVEATASSGGSITPPIMGTAAFLMVSFVGVPYTEVLVAATIPAILYFLGIYIQVDGYSALRDLRGTPKDLLPKIRDVLVQGWPYIIALALLTVMLMTMPSEAQVPFYAIVLLIGIALIRPSVTFGRREIVEMLLDAGKSLGQIIGIIAGVGLILGGLSATGVALSLSRDLIVLVGENLILILIAGAAACFVLGMGLTISAAYVFLAIVMAPAITAMGVPPIAAHLFIIYWASVSYITPPVGLAAFAAAGISKASPMGTSIEAMKFGAVKYIVPFGFVLNPALVAQGSLAEIAIAFVCSIVGVFALAGAFSGYVQFVEARIPLVLRVLIGVGGFLIFLPQYSITLAGVGLIAVALAGAFVMKRRAGAGAVSN; encoded by the coding sequence ATGTCATCTACGGCCACCCACGCCGCCGAAACTCCTGAAGCCCCTGTAAGCAGCGTCGATCCGCCGAACCCGCGGCTGACGGCGTTCTGGAAGGTAGTCGTTATCGTGCTCACGCTTCTCGGGGTCGGCGGCACGATGAACCAGGTCTTCTTCTGGGATCTTTTCGGCCTGTCCTTGCCAACGAACTCCTTCCTCTACCTCATCGCCGCTTGTTTCTTGCCCATCGTCTTCATCGTCTATCCCCTGCGGAAGAAAGACGCCGAAGAGGACACCTCGCCCCCGCGGCCGGGAGTGCCCTGGTATGACATCGTGCTCATCGTGGCGTTCATCGCCATGGCCCTGTGGTTTACGGTGAAAGGCCCGGTCATCACCGAGTTCGGGTGGTCCCTGGTCGCCCCGACGAGCGCCAAGGTGCTCAGCGTCCTCTACTGGCTCATGGTCTTAGAGATGCTGCGTCGCGCCGCGGGGCTCATCGTGGCCGGGTTGGCGGCGCTGGTGTCCATCTACCCGATGTTCGCCGGCGAGGTCCCCATCGTGTTCTTGCAGGGAATCACCTATGATCCGGTCACCCTCGCCCAGGTTCACGTCATGGGCACCGAATCCATCCACGGGCTGCCGCTGCAGACGGCGGCCACCATCCTGGTTGGGTTCATGCTCTTCGGCGTGGTGCTCCAGCACACCGGTGGCGCGCTCTTCTTCAATGACCTCGCGATGGCTATCTTCGGCAAGTTCCGCGGGGGATCCGCGAAGGTCTCCGTCGCCAGCTCCGCCTCGATGGGCATGATGTCCGGCTCCGCTGTCTCCAACGTCTTGACCACCGGTCCCATGACGATCCCCGCCATGGTCAAGGCCGGTTTCAGCCCGAAAACCGCGGGTGCGGTGGAGGCGACCGCCTCCTCGGGAGGCTCGATCACCCCGCCGATTATGGGCACCGCGGCTTTTCTCATGGTCTCCTTCGTCGGCGTCCCCTACACCGAGGTCCTCGTGGCGGCCACGATCCCCGCGATCCTCTACTTCTTGGGCATTTATATCCAGGTCGACGGCTATTCGGCCCTGCGGGATCTGCGCGGCACGCCCAAAGACCTGCTGCCGAAAATCCGCGACGTCCTCGTCCAGGGCTGGCCGTACATCATCGCGCTGGCGCTTCTAACGGTCATGCTCATGACGATGCCCTCGGAGGCACAGGTGCCCTTCTACGCCATCGTGCTGCTCATCGGCATCGCGCTGATCCGCCCGTCCGTGACGTTCGGGCGGCGCGAGATCGTCGAGATGCTTCTCGACGCCGGCAAATCCCTCGGACAGATCATCGGCATCATCGCTGGTGTGGGGCTGATCCTCGGCGGGCTCTCGGCCACGGGGGTGGCGCTGTCGCTCTCGCGCGACCTCATCGTCCTAGTCGGCGAGAACCTGATCCTCATCCTCATCGCCGGCGCCGCCGCCTGTTTCGTCCTCGGCATGGGGCTGACCATCTCCGCCGCGTATGTCTTTCTGGCGATCGTCATGGCCCCGGCGATCACGGCGATGGGGGTGCCGCCGATCGCGGCGCATCTGTTCATCATCTACTGGGCGTCGGTCTCGTATATCACCCCGCCGGTGGGCTTGGCCGCGTTCGCAGCCGCCGGTATATCGAAGGCCTCGCCGATGGGCACCAGCATCGAGGCGATGAAGTTCGGGGCCGTGAAATACATCGTCCCGTTTGGTTTCGTGCTCAACCCGGCGCTCGTCGCTCAGGGCAGCCTGGCCGAGATCGCGATCGCGTTTGTCTGCAGCATCGTCGGCGTGTTTGCGCTGGCGGGGGCGTTTTCCGGATACGTCCAGTTCGTGGAGGCGCGGATTCCTCTCGTTTTGCGCGTGCTCATCGGGGTGGGCGGATTCCTCATCTTCTTGCCGCAGTATTCGATCACCCTCGCCGGCGTCGGTCTGATCGCGGTGGCGCTCGCCGGGGCGTTCGTGATGAAGAGGCGCGCCGGGGCGGGGGCCGTGAGCAATTAA
- a CDS encoding TAXI family TRAP transporter solute-binding subunit, whose product MREDSGIDTVEDLKGRRWPRLIASTSMNRKLEAILNFGGLTSADVELVDISYSEQVEAMKTGHIDAFYQNVVGAAVEELDSQYPIKWLNLGGGSPEQYATWERLAPMVIPGEFTHGAGIEPGEVGVNMQYSIPLTTLADRPKDEVKALLGLIKDNYDSYKDATPDAHMFGVDEVLLYPSSSPSTRVPSNSSKRSDAGRRICNAATTRCSKGKNS is encoded by the coding sequence GTGCGGGAGGATTCCGGCATCGACACCGTCGAAGACCTCAAGGGCAGGCGCTGGCCGCGGCTCATCGCGTCGACGTCGATGAATCGCAAGCTGGAAGCGATCCTCAACTTCGGTGGCCTCACCTCGGCGGACGTGGAGCTCGTCGACATCTCCTATTCCGAGCAGGTGGAGGCAATGAAGACGGGGCACATCGACGCGTTCTACCAAAACGTGGTGGGCGCCGCCGTCGAGGAGCTCGACTCCCAGTACCCGATCAAGTGGCTCAACCTCGGCGGCGGCTCCCCGGAGCAATACGCAACATGGGAGCGGCTCGCTCCCATGGTCATACCCGGGGAGTTCACCCACGGCGCCGGCATCGAGCCGGGTGAGGTGGGCGTCAACATGCAGTACTCGATTCCGCTGACGACCCTGGCTGATCGCCCCAAAGACGAGGTCAAAGCCCTCTTGGGGCTCATTAAAGACAACTACGACTCCTACAAGGACGCCACGCCTGATGCCCACATGTTCGGCGTGGACGAGGTGCTGCTCTACCCCTCGTCGTCCCCTTCCACGAGGGTGCCGTCGAATTCTTCCAAGAGGTCGGACGCTGGACGCCGGATCTGCAACGCCGCAACGACGCGCTGCTCGAAAGGGAAAAACTCATGA
- a CDS encoding acyl-CoA dehydrogenase family protein encodes MPKHPTDLMNVESRFSDEEIALRDQVAEFVDRRIRPHIGTWYDQAILPTELLPEMAELGLFGMHLQGYGCAGRSAVEYGIAMQELEAGDSGLRTVVSVQGSLAMSAIYKHGSEEQKKHWLSQMAAGKVIGCFGLTEPTAGSDPSTMKTQANWVNGRWVIHGQKRWIGLASIAQVAIIWAVVPVKDLIAAGVDTGDKTDGVMVRGFIVPTNTNGFKAEAITGKLSMRASLQCDIELKAVTVEADALLPNNPGLKGPFMCLNEARYGIAWGAMGAARDSIEAALDYSAERLQFNKPLSAYQLTQKKLVDMTLELNKGQLLALELGRAKDAGKMELHQISVGKLANCRAAIEICREARTIFGGNGITVDYSPLRHASNLESVRTYEGTDEVHTLILGQKLTGEAAFR; translated from the coding sequence ATGCCTAAGCACCCCACCGACCTGATGAACGTGGAATCTCGCTTCAGCGACGAAGAGATCGCCCTGCGCGACCAGGTCGCCGAGTTCGTCGATCGCCGTATCCGCCCCCACATCGGCACGTGGTACGACCAGGCCATCTTGCCCACCGAGCTCTTACCGGAGATGGCGGAACTCGGGCTCTTCGGCATGCACCTCCAGGGCTATGGCTGCGCCGGGCGCAGCGCGGTCGAATACGGCATCGCCATGCAGGAGCTGGAGGCCGGCGACTCCGGGTTGCGCACCGTCGTCTCGGTGCAGGGCTCTCTGGCCATGTCGGCCATTTATAAGCACGGCTCCGAGGAACAGAAGAAACACTGGTTGTCGCAGATGGCCGCCGGCAAGGTGATCGGCTGCTTCGGCCTGACCGAACCGACCGCAGGCTCGGATCCGAGCACCATGAAGACCCAGGCCAACTGGGTCAACGGGCGCTGGGTGATCCACGGCCAGAAGCGCTGGATCGGGCTGGCCTCCATCGCGCAGGTGGCCATCATCTGGGCGGTCGTCCCGGTAAAGGACCTGATCGCGGCAGGTGTGGACACCGGCGATAAGACCGACGGCGTTATGGTGCGCGGCTTCATCGTCCCCACCAACACGAACGGCTTTAAGGCCGAGGCCATCACCGGGAAGCTGTCCATGCGCGCCTCCCTGCAGTGCGACATCGAGCTCAAGGCGGTGACGGTCGAGGCCGACGCCCTCCTGCCGAACAACCCGGGGCTGAAGGGCCCGTTTATGTGCCTTAACGAGGCCCGTTATGGCATCGCCTGGGGCGCGATGGGCGCCGCCCGCGACTCCATCGAGGCCGCGCTCGACTACTCGGCTGAGCGCCTGCAGTTCAACAAGCCGCTGAGCGCCTACCAGCTGACGCAGAAGAAGCTCGTCGATATGACCCTCGAGCTCAACAAGGGCCAGCTTCTCGCCCTGGAGCTGGGCCGCGCCAAGGACGCCGGCAAGATGGAGCTGCACCAGATCTCGGTGGGCAAGCTCGCGAACTGCCGCGCGGCGATCGAAATCTGCCGGGAGGCCCGCACCATCTTCGGTGGCAACGGCATCACCGTCGACTATTCCCCGCTGCGTCATGCCAGCAACCTAGAGTCGGTGCGCACCTACGAAGGCACCGACGAGGTCCACACCCTCATTCTCGGCCAGAAGCTCACGGGGGAAGCCGCCTTCCGTTAA
- a CDS encoding MFS transporter, producing the protein MRRLQLATVYLGGFIGPFAGQSVAVILPNVARTFSITIEQAALTVSAYLFPFATVMLFSTRIVQNLRPRRVIMTAYTVTFLGSLVCLLSTSWALFLVGFTTMGLANAFTLPVFQIMLREIVPARHLGEALDTYAAMQSFGLFSSPLISGLATLVGWQYLYLIVTAAALWVLIIKVPDIPPPGATESAGTGRRLWWPVILHCCACLMMGIRVIGMAPLTALSVGERFDASAVGRGAVIMCGGLTAFFLARPLGALVDRAGPKTILLACATASAVAMALLPIVPHPALVAAGWAVAVFATQGMQTCINLSMLRTPGGASLLSTVQAFRFYGPSITPVLLMPVYLSSANWAFWIPALMMVSAFALELKNPAWKKN; encoded by the coding sequence ATGAGAAGACTCCAGCTAGCCACGGTTTATCTCGGCGGGTTCATCGGCCCTTTCGCCGGCCAGTCGGTCGCGGTGATCCTGCCGAACGTGGCCCGAACGTTCAGCATCACGATCGAACAGGCCGCACTGACGGTCTCGGCGTATCTGTTCCCCTTCGCCACCGTGATGCTGTTTTCCACGCGCATCGTGCAGAATCTGCGCCCGCGGCGGGTGATCATGACCGCCTATACGGTCACCTTCCTCGGCTCGCTGGTCTGTCTGCTCTCCACTAGCTGGGCGCTTTTCCTCGTTGGCTTCACGACGATGGGCCTCGCCAACGCCTTCACCCTGCCCGTCTTCCAGATCATGTTGCGCGAGATCGTCCCCGCCCGCCACCTCGGCGAGGCGCTGGACACCTACGCGGCGATGCAATCCTTCGGGCTGTTTTCCTCTCCCCTGATCTCCGGGCTGGCCACCCTGGTGGGCTGGCAGTACCTCTATCTCATCGTCACCGCCGCCGCCCTGTGGGTTTTGATCATCAAGGTCCCGGACATCCCTCCCCCAGGGGCAACCGAGTCCGCCGGAACGGGACGCCGGTTATGGTGGCCGGTCATTCTCCACTGCTGCGCGTGCCTCATGATGGGCATCAGGGTTATCGGCATGGCTCCCCTGACGGCGCTCAGCGTGGGCGAGCGTTTCGACGCCAGCGCCGTCGGGCGCGGCGCAGTCATCATGTGCGGCGGCCTCACGGCGTTCTTCTTAGCCCGCCCGCTCGGCGCGCTGGTCGACCGGGCCGGCCCGAAAACCATTCTCCTGGCCTGCGCGACGGCCTCCGCGGTGGCGATGGCACTGCTGCCGATCGTGCCGCATCCCGCGCTCGTCGCCGCCGGCTGGGCCGTGGCGGTGTTCGCCACCCAGGGCATGCAGACCTGCATCAACCTCTCGATGCTGCGCACCCCGGGCGGCGCCTCGCTGTTATCGACGGTCCAGGCTTTCCGCTTCTACGGACCGTCGATCACCCCCGTACTACTCATGCCGGTCTACTTGAGCTCCGCGAACTGGGCGTTTTGGATCCCCGCGCTGATGATGGTCAGCGCGTTCGCCCTCGAGCTCAAGAACCCGGCCTGGAAGAAGAACTAG
- a CDS encoding sulfite exporter TauE/SafE family protein, with product MITLLLISIAGLAAQLVDGGLGMGFGVTSTTLLITLASLTPATASAVVHTAEVGTTMASAISHWRFGNVDWKVVAKIGIPGSVGAFAGATVLSNLSTEAAAPVMALILAGIGVNLMVRFSRGKVRREVTEKPHSTGFLAVLGLGGGFVDSTGGGGWGPVTTSTLLSLGRSEPRRIVGTVNTAEFLVSLAATIGFVIGLWEDLVANLAAVLALLAGGVIAAPIAAWLVTRLNPIALGSVVGTFLVVTNAPTVLEALGASEPMLWFVRIAAVVFGLTLAWVGVRRGRRNKRKLEAEKAEAAEKATSGA from the coding sequence ATGATCACACTGCTTCTCATCAGCATCGCCGGCCTTGCGGCCCAGCTTGTCGACGGCGGTCTCGGCATGGGCTTCGGCGTCACCTCCACCACCCTGCTCATCACGCTCGCCTCGCTGACGCCGGCGACCGCCTCCGCCGTCGTCCACACCGCCGAGGTGGGCACGACGATGGCCTCCGCCATCAGCCACTGGCGTTTCGGCAACGTGGACTGGAAGGTCGTGGCCAAGATCGGCATCCCCGGCTCGGTTGGCGCCTTCGCCGGTGCGACGGTCCTGTCGAACCTGAGCACCGAGGCCGCGGCCCCAGTCATGGCCCTGATCCTCGCCGGAATCGGCGTTAACCTCATGGTGCGCTTCTCCCGCGGCAAGGTGCGCCGCGAGGTGACCGAGAAGCCGCACTCCACCGGCTTCTTGGCTGTCCTCGGCCTTGGCGGCGGCTTCGTCGACTCCACCGGTGGCGGCGGCTGGGGACCCGTGACTACCTCGACTTTGTTGTCTCTGGGGCGCAGCGAGCCGCGCCGGATCGTCGGCACCGTCAACACCGCGGAGTTTTTGGTCTCGCTGGCGGCGACGATCGGCTTCGTCATCGGACTCTGGGAAGACCTGGTCGCGAACTTGGCGGCGGTGCTGGCCCTGCTGGCCGGCGGCGTGATCGCCGCCCCGATCGCGGCGTGGCTGGTCACGCGGCTGAACCCGATCGCTTTGGGATCTGTCGTCGGCACCTTCTTGGTCGTGACCAACGCCCCGACCGTCCTGGAAGCACTCGGTGCTTCCGAGCCGATGCTGTGGTTCGTGCGCATCGCCGCAGTCGTGTTCGGCCTGACCCTGGCGTGGGTCGGCGTGCGCCGCGGGCGCCGCAACAAGCGCAAGCTCGAAGCCGAAAAGGCCGAGGCGGCGGAGAAGGCCACGAGCGGGGCGTAG
- a CDS encoding sirohydrochlorin chelatase: MTDAPLILLSHGSRHPEAAGGIAALAEAVSDTLGVLVCDAHLDFSDDTLPAVARRLADEGHEQAVVIALLFSTGYHARHDVPAEITEATSASGLSLVNAGTLGAGADIAELISARFQSERPAAAELVIYPVGSSTATALADYERLRSLVAGLVSARVLVHPATRAPFPLEELELSDAHLIPLFVTEGLLLDKARHHLPPHTTISSPLGTDLAPLIAARYRQAVSP; the protein is encoded by the coding sequence ATGACCGACGCGCCGCTCATCCTGCTCTCCCACGGCTCCCGGCACCCGGAGGCCGCCGGCGGGATTGCGGCGCTCGCCGAGGCCGTCTCCGACACCCTCGGCGTTTTAGTCTGCGACGCTCACCTCGACTTCAGCGATGACACCCTGCCCGCGGTCGCCCGTCGGCTAGCCGACGAGGGCCACGAGCAGGCTGTCGTCATCGCCCTGCTCTTCTCGACGGGCTACCACGCCCGTCACGACGTCCCCGCCGAGATCACGGAGGCCACGTCCGCCAGCGGATTGTCACTGGTCAACGCGGGCACGCTGGGCGCCGGCGCGGATATCGCCGAGCTTATCTCCGCCCGTTTTCAGTCCGAGCGCCCCGCGGCCGCCGAGCTGGTTATCTACCCGGTCGGCTCGTCAACGGCCACCGCTCTGGCGGACTACGAGCGGCTGCGAAGCCTGGTCGCTGGTCTGGTTTCGGCCCGGGTGCTGGTGCACCCCGCCACGCGCGCGCCTTTCCCGTTAGAAGAGCTGGAACTGAGCGACGCCCACCTCATCCCCCTCTTCGTCACCGAAGGCTTGCTTCTCGACAAAGCCCGCCACCACCTTCCCCCACACACCACCATCTCGTCGCCGCTGGGCACGGACCTGGCTCCACTCATCGCGGCGCGCTACCGTCAGGCGGTTTCCCCATGA
- a CDS encoding sulfate adenylyltransferase subunit 1: MSAPTVNDTTATDVIAERETLRMCTAGSVDDGKSTFVGRLLHDTKSVLADTLASVERSSSDRGFEGLDLSLLVDSLRAEREQGITIDVAYRYFATDERAFILADTPGHVQYTRNTVTGMSTSQVVVLLVDARHGVVEQTIRHLTIASLLGVRSVVLAVNKIDLVDYSEDVFREIESTFNARAEELGVSDTYVVPISALKGDNVVESSTNMDWYTGPTVLSILETVPVGARRARELDFRLPIQYVIREHGSDYRGYAGRIEAGTISVGDTVTAPQGRETTVTHIDTADGLDATETATTGDSVTLRLAADIDLVRGDLLAAGPRPEAVRSFDATIVALTEKDLTAGQTVKVRYGAALVRGRISAIERIISLDSAAEDNLSPEAVALNEIAHVRIDTATELPIEEYAARGAVGNLLLVDKASGNTLAAGLVGKRLREGES, encoded by the coding sequence ATGAGTGCTCCCACCGTGAACGACACCACCGCCACCGACGTCATCGCCGAGCGCGAGACCCTGCGTATGTGCACCGCCGGCAGCGTCGACGACGGCAAGTCGACCTTCGTCGGCCGCCTCCTGCACGACACCAAGTCGGTGCTCGCCGACACCCTCGCCTCGGTCGAGCGCTCCTCCTCCGACCGCGGTTTCGAGGGCCTCGACCTCTCCTTGCTGGTCGACAGCCTGCGCGCCGAACGCGAGCAGGGCATCACCATCGACGTCGCCTACCGCTACTTCGCCACCGACGAGCGGGCGTTCATCCTCGCCGATACCCCCGGCCACGTCCAGTACACCCGCAACACCGTCACCGGCATGTCCACCTCCCAGGTGGTGGTTTTGCTTGTCGACGCCCGCCACGGCGTCGTCGAGCAGACCATCAGGCACCTCACCATCGCCTCCCTTCTGGGCGTGCGCTCGGTGGTGCTGGCGGTCAACAAGATCGACCTCGTCGACTACTCCGAGGACGTCTTCCGCGAGATCGAGTCCACCTTCAACGCTCGCGCGGAAGAACTCGGCGTCTCCGATACTTACGTGGTGCCGATCTCCGCGCTCAAGGGCGACAACGTCGTCGAGTCCAGCACGAACATGGACTGGTATACCGGCCCGACCGTGCTGAGCATCCTGGAGACCGTGCCGGTCGGCGCGCGCCGGGCCCGTGAGCTCGACTTCCGCCTGCCCATCCAGTACGTCATCCGCGAGCACGGCTCCGACTACCGCGGCTACGCCGGGCGCATCGAGGCCGGAACCATCAGCGTCGGCGATACCGTCACCGCGCCGCAGGGTCGCGAGACCACCGTCACCCACATCGACACCGCCGACGGCCTCGACGCCACCGAGACCGCGACCACTGGCGACTCGGTGACCTTAAGGCTTGCCGCCGACATCGACCTCGTCCGCGGCGACCTCCTCGCCGCTGGTCCCCGCCCGGAGGCCGTGCGCTCTTTTGATGCCACCATCGTCGCGCTCACCGAGAAGGACCTCACCGCCGGCCAGACCGTCAAGGTCCGCTACGGTGCGGCCCTGGTGCGCGGGCGGATCTCCGCCATCGAGCGCATCATCAGCCTGGACTCGGCGGCCGAGGACAACCTCTCGCCCGAGGCCGTCGCGCTCAACGAGATCGCCCACGTGCGCATCGACACCGCCACCGAACTCCCCATCGAGGAGTATGCGGCGCGCGGTGCGGTGGGCAACCTCCTGCTCGTCGACAAGGCCTCCGGCAACACCCTCGCCGCCGGCCTAGTTGGCAAGCGCCTGCGCGAGGGGGAGAGCTAA
- the cysD gene encoding sulfate adenylyltransferase subunit CysD — translation MSTTLSPHLRDLENESIHILREVAGQFDKVGLLFSGGKDSCVVFELARRAFAPATVPFELLHVDTGHNFPEVLEFRDRLVEETGARLHVAKVQDWIDSGELVERPDGTRNPLQTVPLVETIADRGYDAVLGGARRDEERARAKERVFSVRDSFGGWDPRRQRPELWSLYNGEKLPGENIRVFPISNWTEADVWEYIGARDIELPSIYFAHDREVFQRDGMWLTAGEWGGPKENETTETRRVRYRTVGDMSCTGAVESDATTIDEVLAELAVSTLTERGATRADDRLSESAMEDRKKEGYF, via the coding sequence TTGTCCACCACCCTGTCCCCGCACCTGCGGGATCTGGAAAACGAATCCATCCACATACTGCGCGAGGTCGCCGGCCAGTTCGACAAGGTCGGGCTGCTGTTTTCCGGCGGCAAGGACTCGTGCGTCGTCTTCGAGCTGGCCCGGCGGGCCTTCGCCCCGGCGACCGTGCCCTTCGAGCTTTTGCACGTCGACACCGGGCACAACTTCCCGGAGGTCCTCGAGTTCCGCGACCGCCTGGTCGAGGAGACCGGCGCGCGTTTGCACGTGGCGAAGGTGCAGGACTGGATCGACTCCGGCGAGCTCGTCGAGCGCCCCGACGGCACCCGCAACCCGCTGCAGACGGTCCCGCTCGTCGAGACCATCGCCGATCGTGGCTACGACGCGGTGCTCGGCGGTGCCCGTCGTGACGAGGAGCGCGCCCGCGCCAAGGAGCGTGTGTTCTCCGTGCGCGACTCCTTCGGCGGCTGGGACCCGCGCCGCCAGCGACCGGAGCTGTGGAGCCTCTACAACGGGGAGAAGCTGCCCGGCGAGAACATCCGCGTCTTCCCGATCTCCAACTGGACCGAGGCGGACGTGTGGGAATACATCGGCGCCCGTGACATCGAGCTGCCGAGCATCTACTTCGCCCACGACCGCGAGGTCTTCCAGCGCGACGGCATGTGGCTGACCGCCGGCGAATGGGGCGGGCCGAAGGAGAACGAGACCACCGAGACCCGCCGCGTGCGCTACCGCACCGTCGGGGATATGAGCTGCACCGGCGCCGTCGAATCGGACGCCACCACGATCGACGAAGTCCTCGCCGAACTCGCCGTATCCACCCTGACCGAGCGCGGCGCCACGCGTGCCGATGACCGCCTGTCCGAATCCGCCATGGAAGACCGCAAGAAGGAGGGCTACTTCTGA